A DNA window from Trichomycterus rosablanca isolate fTriRos1 chromosome 9, fTriRos1.hap1, whole genome shotgun sequence contains the following coding sequences:
- the hddc2 gene encoding HD domain-containing protein 2, which produces MENMLQFMKLVGQLKRVPRTGWVYRNVKQPESVSDHMYRMAMMALTIQDPSMDRDRCIKLALVHDLAECIVGDIAPADNVSKAEKHKREKEAMVRITGLLNEDLRKELYQLWEEYENQSSGEARLVKELDQLEMILQAHEYEELEGNPGRLQEFFTSTQGRFHHPHVVALVKSLNEEREHHMATGSDPGSEKPTEPNSNPTTNCS; this is translated from the exons ATGGAAAACATGTTACAGTTCATGAAACTAGTGGGACAGTTAAAG CGGGTGCCGCGGACAGGTTGGGTTTACCGGAACGTGAAGCAGCCGGAGAGTGTGTCTGATCACATGTACAGGATGGCAATGATGGCACTAACAATACAAGATCCCAGCATGGACAGAGACAG GTGTATCAAGCTGGCTTTGGTCCATGACTTAGCAGAGTGCATCGTGGGTGACATCGCTCCAGCGGACAATGTCAGCAAAGCcgaaaaacacaaaagagaaaAG GAGGCGATGGTTCGAATCACAGGCCTGCTGAATGAAGATCTGCGTAAGGAGCTATACCAGTTGTGGGAG GAGTATGAGAACCAGTCGAGCGGTGAGGCGAGGCTGGTGAAGGAACTGGATCAACTGGAGATGATCCTACAGGCTCATGAGTATGAGGAACTGGAGGGAAATCCCGGTCGACTGCAGGAATTCTTCACCTCCACTCAAG GCCGTTTTCATCACCCACACGTCGTAGCTCTGGTGAAGAGTTTAAATGAGGAGCGAGAGCATCACATGGCTACAGGATCAGATCCAGGATCAGAGAAACCGACAGAACCGAACTCCAACCCAACAACAAACTGCTCATGA